Sequence from the Gimesia sp. genome:
GAACCATGCCTGTACGCCTACGTATGCCGCTCCCGAGGTTCTCTCCGGGAATCGGGCGACTGCGCAATCCGATCTGGCCAGCCTGGGGTACATTCTGATTGAAGTCATCACCGGCTTTCAGCCGTTTGCGAATCTCAAGTACGCTCAACTGGTCAAAGCGAAACAGAATATTCTGCAGCAGTTGCCCCAATGGTTTCCTGCGGAAGAGTTCGCGTTGAGTGAACCTTTGATGAAGCTCATTCACCGCCTCGTGCATCCCGATCCTGCGGAACGGTTTCCCAGTGCGGAGGCAGCAGAACTGGGAGAAGATGGTGCCGCAGAATTTCATCGGCTGCTGGTGAAAAGTGATCTGCCGAGCGACTATGAAAACGAACTGCGGCTCTGGATCGAAGAAGTCGAAACCGATTATTTCGAATCGACTCAACCGGCCGCCGATCCCGGTACGACTGTGTTCACCACTCGCGCCTGGGATGGTGACGATGATCCGGATTTTTCACTCAAATCCTGAATGCAGAATTGCTGCTGATAATTTACAAAGCTAATAAAAGATCCCTCTCTCAGCTGCTCTGAGATTGCAGAATCCCGTTTAAAATTCGAGATTCCTGATTTGCCGTACCCCGCGGATGCTGCTATTTTAACGTAATAAATATATTGACCCCTTAGCATCGATCGAGGTACTCCGTGAAACAGCGACTCATTCCCTGCCTGCTCCTCTGTATCTGCCTGATAACACAAGTGGCAGATGCAGCCCCGCCCCCACTGAAACTGAAATCGGGTGATCGTGTGATCTTCCTGGGCAATACGATGATCGAACGGGCTCAGAAATTCGGCCGCTGGGAAAGCGTATTTCTACGCAGCTTTCCGGAAGCGAAACTCTCCTTCCGGAACCTGGGCTGGAGTGGTGACACGGTCTGGGCCGATTCACGCGGCATCTTTGATCCCCCGGCTGTCGGTTATCAGCGGATGATCAAGCAGATTGAAGAGCTCAAACCAACATTGATCGTGCTGGGTTATGGCGGCAATGAAGCGTTCGCCGGTGAAAAGGGGTTGCCGGCTTTTGAAAATCAGCTGCATAAACTGCTGACCGATCTGAAGTCCACAGAAGCGAAGATTCTCGTCGTCTCTCCCCATCGTTACGAAAACCAGGGAGCACCACTGCCCGATCCCGCGGAACACAATCGGGATCTCAAGCTATATGCCGATGCGCTGCAGCAGATCGCTCACAAAGGCAATTATTATTTTGTCGATCTGTACAATCAGTTGATTCCCGAACCTGCCGGTGATCCGGGACTGAAGTGGACGACGAACAGTATTCACCTGACGGATGCGGGTTACCAGAAGGCAGCCGAGATCATTGCGGCCGACCTGGG
This genomic interval carries:
- a CDS encoding SGNH/GDSL hydrolase family protein, which translates into the protein MKQRLIPCLLLCICLITQVADAAPPPLKLKSGDRVIFLGNTMIERAQKFGRWESVFLRSFPEAKLSFRNLGWSGDTVWADSRGIFDPPAVGYQRMIKQIEELKPTLIVLGYGGNEAFAGEKGLPAFENQLHKLLTDLKSTEAKILVVSPHRYENQGAPLPDPAEHNRDLKLYADALQQIAHKGNYYFVDLYNQLIPEPAGDPGLKWTTNSIHLTDAGYQKAAEIIAADLGLQPVTLTRDVDQQVRDLTFEKNRQYFYNWRPQNITYLLGFRKHEQGQNAKELPQFIPLIEKNEAEIHSLVSEQ